One window of Cydia fagiglandana chromosome 19, ilCydFagi1.1, whole genome shotgun sequence genomic DNA carries:
- the LOC134674019 gene encoding transmembrane protein 234 homolog translates to MLDTIGLLVLTGLLWGCTNPFIKRGTKGLRDVRAGTWPAQAWAEVCFLLGNWRYVLPWLVNQLGSLAYLFAVRRAPLSLAVPAANGLAFAATAATGAAAGDRPLDRGSILGIALIVAGTALCCWDQVD, encoded by the exons GTTTACTGGTGCTAACGGGTCTGCTGTGGGGGTGCACCAACCCCTTCATCAAGCGAGGCACGAAGGGTCTGCGCGACGTGCGAGCTGGCACTTGGCCCGCACAGGCCTGGGCTGAAGTCTGCTTTCTGCTCGGGAATTGGAGG TACGTGTTGCCATGGCTGGTGAACCAACTGGGCTCGCTGGCGTACCTGTTCGCCGTGCGTCGCGCGCCGCTCTCACTGGCGGTGCCGGCGGCTAACGGGCTGGCGttcgccgccaccgccgccACCGGAGCCGCTGCCGGGGATCGGCCGCTAGACAGAG GTTCGATTCTCGGGATAGCGCTAATCGTGGCGGGCACGGCGCTGTGTTGCTGGGACCAGGTGGACTAG